CAACGGCATTTCCGAATATATGGTCGGCCCGGTCGGCATGGCCGAGGTGCTGAACGCCATGGCGGCGATCTTCATCGACCCGGACGCCGAGCCGCTTGGCCGCTCCATCGCCTTCATCGGCGCCAAGGGCGGGGTCGGGTCCTCGACCATCGCGCATAACTGCGCCTTCGACATTTCCAGCCTGTTCCAGACCGAGGTGATCCTCGCCGATCTGGACCTGCCCTACGGCACGGCCAATATCGATTTCGACCAGGATCCGCCGCAGGGCCTTTCCGAGGCGATCTTCGCGCCGGAACGGCTCGACGAGGTCTTCCTCGACCGCCTGCTGGCGAAGTGCTCCGAGCATCTTTCGCTGCTCGCCGCCCCCTCCATGCTCGACCGCGCCTACGATCTCGAGCGCGGCGCCTTCCAGCCGGTCCTCGAGGTGCTCCAGCGCAGCGCGCCGGTGACGGTGCTTGACGTGCCGCACGCCTGGTCGGAATGGACGCGCACCCTGCTGTCGGAGGTCGACGAGCTGGTCATAACGGCCGTGCCCGACCTCGCGAACCTGCGCAACACCAAGAACATGATCGACGCGCTGAAGAAGCTCCGGCCGAACGACAAGCCGCCGCACCTGATCCTCAACCAGGTCGGCATGCCGAAGCGCCCGGAAATCGCCCCGGCGGATTTCTGCGAGCCGCTCGGCATCGAGCCGGTTGCGATCATCCCCTTCGACGCACAGCTTTTCGGTACGGCGGCCAATAGCGGCCGGATGATCGCGGAGATGGATCGCAAGTCGCCGACGGCGGAGACCTTCTCGCAGATCGCTCATCTGGTGACGGGACGCGCGACGGTGAAGAAACCAAAGAAGGCCGGCCTCGGCAAGATGCTCGGCCTGCTCGGACGGAAGTAGCCCATAGGGGCGATGCAACAGACTGGATGAAGCGGCATGTTCGGCAAGCGCGGCAATGAAGGTTCCGGCAAGAGCGGCACGATGGGTCAGGCAGCCCATGCCGTGCCCGCGGCCGCCACGACGGTAACGGCCGAGCGGCCGGTCGCCGCCGCGCCCGCGCAGCCCGTCTTCGAGCCGGCGCCGCCGCCGCCGGCCGCGGCCACGCGCCGCCGCGTGGCGCGCACGGAAGATTACTACGACACCAAAAGCCAGGTCTTCTCCGCGCTCATCGACACGATCGACCTGTCGCAGCTCGCCAAGCTCGACACGGAAAGCGCGCGCGAGGAAATCCGCGATATCGTTAACGATATCATCACGATCAAGAACTTCGCGATGTCGATCTCCGAGCAGGAGGAACTGCTCGACGACATCTGCAACGACGTTCTCGGCTACGGTCCGCTGGAGCCGCTGCTGGCGCGCGACGACATTGCCGATATCATGGTGAACGGCGCCGGCAAGACCTATATCGAAGTGGCCGGCAAGGTGCAGGAATCGGAGATCCGCTTCCGCGACAATGCCCAGCTTCTCTCGATCTGCCAGCGCATCGTCAGCCAGGTCGGCCGCCGCGTCGACGAATCCAGCCCGATCTGCGACGCGCGCCTTCCCGATGGCTCGCGCGTCAACGTCATCGCCCCGCCGCTCGCCATCGACGGCACCGCGCTCACCATCCGCAAGTTCAAGAAGGACAAGCTGACGCTCGACCAGCTCGTGCGCTTCGGCTCGATCACGCCGGAAGGCGCGGCGCTCCTCCAGATCATCGGCCGCGTGCGCTGCAACCTCGTCATCTCCGGCGGTACCGGCTCGGGCAAGACGACGCTGCTCAACTGCCTCACCAACTATATCGACCGGGACGAGCGGGTGATCACCTGCGAGGACTCGGCCGAACTCCAGCTCCAGCAGCCGCATGTCGTGCGCCTCGAAACCCGCCCGCCGAACATCGAGGGCGAGGGCGAGATCACCATGCGCGACCTCATCAAGAACTGCCTGCGCATGCGTCCCGAACGTATCATCGTCGGCGAAGTGCGCGGCCCGGAGGTCTTCGACCTGCTGCAGGCGATGAACACTGGCCACGACGGCTCCATGGGCACGATCCACGCCAACACGCCGCGCGAATGCCTTTCCCGTATGGAATCGATGATCGCCATGGGCGGCTATACCCTGCCGGCCAAGACCGTGCGCGAGATCATCGCCGGCTCCATCGACGTCATCATCCAGGCCTCGCGCCTGCGCGACGGCTCGCGCCGCATCACCCACATCACCGAAGTGGTCGGCATGGAAGGCGACGTCATCGTCACGCAGGACCTGATGCGCTTCGAGATGCAGGGCGAGGACGCCAACGGCCGGATCATCGGCCAGCATATGGGCACGGGCATCGGCAAGCCGCACTTCTGGGATCGCGCCCGCTACTTCAACGAGGACAAGCGCCTGGCGGCGACGCTCGACGCGATGGAAAAGCCGTAAGGGGCAGGGATGTTCGGACTGGATATCACCATCGTCGCGATTTTCGCGTTGGCCGCGCTCTCCACCGCGGGCCTCGCCTACGGGCTGCTCTTCTCGCGCATCGAGGCGCAGAAGAAGGCGGAAAGCCGCGTTCGCCGCGTACAGGCCAGCGAGACGGACCAGGCCCGCGCGAAGGTCGCGCGCGACCGCATGCAGGAGCTTTCCAAGCGCCGCCGGTCGGTACAGGAATCCCTAAAGGATCTCGAGAAGAAGCAGCGGGAACAGACCAAGCGCGTCGCGACGACGCTGAAGGCGAAGCTCGCGCAGGCGGGCCTATCGGCCACGCCCACGAAATTCTACGTGCTCAGCGCCGTTTTCGGTCTCTTCGCCTTCGTGCTGACGCTCCTGGCGGGCGCCGGTCTTCTGATATCGCTCGGTGTTGCCTTCATCGCCGCAGTGGGCTTTCCCCGCTGGTTCGTCGGTTTCCTCATCAAGCGCCGGCTGAAAAAATTCCTTCAGGAATTCCCCAATTCGCTCGATGTCATGGTGCGCTCGATCAAGTCGGGCCTGCCGCTTACCGACGCCCTTCGGCTCATCGCGTCCGAGGGACAGGAACCGGTGCGCACGGAGTTCCGCAAGGTCGTCGAATCCCAGCAGGTGGGCCTCAGTGTGCCGGAGGCCTGCGCGCGCATGTTCACCAGCATCCCGCTGCCGGAAGTCAACTTCTTCGCCATCGTCATCGCCATCCAGAGTCAGGCGGGCGGTAACCTTTCCGAAGCGCTCGGCAATCTTTCCCGCGTGCTGCGCGAACGCCGCAAGATGCGCGAAAAGGTCGGCGCGCTCTCGATGGAGGCCAAGGCCTCGGCGGTCATCATCGGCGCCCTGCCGTTTATCGTGACGCTGCTCGTCTACTTAACCTCGCCGGAATACATCATGGTCCTGTTCACGGATCCGCGCGGCCATATCATCCTCGGCATTTCCGGGGTCTGGATGTCCATCGGTATCTTCGTGATGCGCAACATGATCAATTTCGACATCTAGGATATCCGGTCATGGTCGCCCTGCTCACCGATCCAGCGTTCCTTCTCCCGGCCTTCGTGGTGATCGCCATTCTGGCGACCTTCTATACGCTTGCTGCGCCCTATTTCGAACGCGGCGACCTCGACAAGCGCATGAAGTCGGTGGCGCTGGAGCGCGAGCAGATGCGCGCGCGCGAGCGCGCCCGCCTCAATGCGGAAGCCGTGCAGAACAAGGCCTCGCTGCGCGCCCAGCACAACACCTCGGTCCGTCAGGTCGTCGAGCGGCTGAACCTGCGTGAGGCGCTGGTCGATGCCAATACGATGAACCGTCTGCGGCAGGCGGGCTACCGCTCCCAGAACGCACTCAACGTTTTCCTCTTCGCGCGCTTCATCCTGCCTTTCGTTTTCCTGGCGCTCGCCGTCTTCTACATCTTCTATCTCGGCTTTCTCGGCGACAAGCCGCTGCCTATGCGCCTTTTCGCAACGATCGGGATCGCTTATCTCGGCTTCTATGCGCCGAATATATTCGTTTCCAACCAGGTGTCGAAGCGCCAGCAATCGATCCGCCGGGCCTGGCCGGATGCGCTCGACCTCATGCTGATCTGCGTGGAATCGGGCATTTCCATCGAAGTGGCCTTCAAGCGCGTCGCCGACGAGATCGCCATGGCCTCGCCGGCGCTGGCCGAGGAGCTGGTGCTCACAACGGCCGAGCTTTCCTTCCTGCAGGAACGGCGGCAGGCCTACGAGAATCTCGGCACGCGCGTCGGTCTCGACACGGTGAAAGCGGTAACGCAGGCCCTCATCCAGGCCGAGCGCTACGGCACGCCGCTCGCCCAGGCGCTGCGCGTGCTGGCGCAGGAATGCCGCGACCAGCGCATGAACGAAGCGGAAAAGAAGGCCGCCGCCCTGCCGCCGAAGCTGACCGTGCCGATGATCCTGTTCTTCCTGCCCGTGCTGATCGCCGTCATCCTCGGCCCCGCCGGCATCCAGGTTTCCGACCGCTTCTAACCCTCCGGACATGAAAACGCCCCGGTCGACGTTCTGTCGGCCGGGGCGTTTGCGTCTTGGGAGGGACGCTTGGTTGTCAGTTCGTGCCGCCGCTGTCGTCGGCCGCCAGCTTCTTCCAGGCGTTCTGCTGGGTCAGCATGGCGCGCAGATACGCGACATTGGCCTCGGCCTGCGCGGCGGTCAGCTCCTGGCGGGCGATGGTCTCGGCCTCCTGGAAGCGGCCCTGCAGGCCGACGGCGAGCGCGAGGTTCTGGCGCACGCCGCTGTCGGCGCCGGGTTGCTGGGCGGCCGAGCGCAGATAGGTCTCGGCAGTCTTCAGGTCGCGGGCGAGCACATAGGACATGCCGAGATTGGACAGGACCGAAGGCTCGTTCGGCTGGATATCGAGCGCTTCGCGGTAGCGCTGGCGCGCTTCGCCCGAGCGGCCGAGCTGGTCGAGGATCGCGCCCTCGGCGGATTTCAGCTTCCAGTCCGGCCGATCCGGGGTCTGGGCGCGCAGGATCGTGTCCAGCGCCTGCTGGAGCTGGCCGGCGGCGGCCTGCGCCTTGCCGTAGGCGGCGAGCACCTCGCGGTTGTTGGGATTGTTGATAGCGACCTGCTGCATGACGGCGAGCGCCTGGTCGTTGCGCCCGTTCATGCGCAGGACGCTGGCATAGTTCATGCCGACCTGCGGGTCCTTGGGGTTTTTCTCATAGGCCTGGCCGATGCTGTCGGCGGCGCTGCGCAGCTCCGTCGCGGTCATCGTGCCGACCGGCTTTCCGCTGTTCGGGATGGAGCCGGTGGTCATGTTGCTCTTGCCGGCGCAGCCCGCGACCGTGATGCCGATGGCAAGGAGGGCCGCGCCGGTCAGGAGCGTCGAGCGAAATGAAGGAGGGCAAGCGGCCATGATCAGTCCCCGAAGCGATTTCCGCATCCCGCGGCGGTTAAGGAATCACGCCGCAATCTCCGCTCCAGCAATAATCTGTTAACCCTAACAGAGTGTTAATTGCCCTCGTTCAGAGATTCGCTTCAAAGGTTCCGCCATGGCCCCCTTCCAGTTCATCGACAGGCCCTCTCCTTTCAATACGAAAGGCGGCAGGACCCTGCCGATCTTCGCCATCACCCCGGCCCATATCGAGACCGGGACGATCGATCCGATCGCGCTCGATTGGGCGAAGAAGGCCGGTTTCAAGGCGGAAGCGGGTGCGCTCCTGATGGTGCCGACGGAGGACGGGCATCTCGGCGGCGCGTTGTTCGGCCTCGGCAAGAACCCGTCGGACGCACCCTTCCTGACGGGCAAGCTCGCCCGCGCACTCCCGGCTGGCGACTGGCATATCGAGACCGCGCCGCTGACGGCGAACCGTCTCTCCCTCGGCTACGGCCTCGGCAGCTACCGCTTCGAGCGCTACAAGGCGTCCGCCTCAGAAGCGCCGACCCTGCTCATTCCGACCGATGCCGACGCGACGGACATCAAGCGCCAGCTCGCCGGCGTCTTCCTTGCCCGCGACCTCATCAACACGCCGACCAACGACATGGGTCCGGAAGTGATGGAGGATGTCTTCCGCGCGCTGGGCGAGCACTACAAGGCGAAGGTCTCGGTCATCACCGGCGACGATCTCCTCAAGGAGAACTTCCCGCTCATCCACACGGTCGGGCGCGCCGCCGCGCAGGCCCCGCGCCTGCTCGAACTGCGCTGGGGCAAGAAGGGCGGCAAGCGGGTGACGCTGGTCGGCAAGGGCGTCTGCTTCGACACCGGCGGCCTCGACATCAAGCCGGCCTCCTCCATGCTGCTGATGAAGAAGGACATGGGCGGCGCGGCGAATGTCATGGGCCTTGCCCTGATGATCATGGATGCCAAGCTGAAGGTGGACCTGCGCGTGCTGCTGCCGGTGGTGGAGAATTCCATCTCGGCCAATGCCTTCCGCCCCGGCGACATCTACAGGAGCCGCAAGGGCCTGACGGTGCAAATTGACAACACGGACGCCGAGGGCCGGCTGATCCTTGCCGATGCGCTCGCCTATGCGGACGAGGAGGATGCCGATCTCATCATCGATATGGCGACGCTGACGGGCGCCGCCCGCGTCGCGCTCGGCCCGGATCTTCCGCCCTTCTTCACCGACGACGAGGACCTTGCCCACGACCTCACCGAGGCGAGCCTTGCGGTGGACGATCCGATGTGGCGCATGCCGCTCTACATGGGCTACGACAAGGATGTCTCCGCCCGCATCGCCGACCTCACCAATGCTCCCTCGGGCGGCATGGCGGGCTCGATCACGGCGGCGCTCTTCCTCAAGCGCTTCGTGACGCGCAACAAGCGCTGGGCGCATTTCGACATCTACGGCTGGGCGCAGGCCGAGCGGCCGCATTCGCCTATCGGCGGCGAGGCGCAGGCGATCCGCGCGCTCTACCATCACCTGCGCAACGTCACCGCGTAAGCCCGAAGCTTCCCTTCGGGCGAATGATACGGTAGCGTAACGAAATCATTCGCCCGGGAGAAACCGCCGTGCCGGTAGATCTGTCCCCATCGCAGGCCCTCGGCCTCTGGCACGCGGTCACCTTGCAGCAGGTGCATCACGACGGGCGCGACCTGACGCTGCGCCAGCTTGCCATCCTGCTCGAAATCTATCTCGTGCCGCCGCCGCATACCGTGCGGGGGCTCGCCGCCAAGCTCGGCGTCACCAAGCCGGTCATCACGCGGGCGCTCGACACGATGGGCGAACAGGGCCTCGTCACCCGCCAGCGCGACGAGCGCGACAAGCGCAACGTCGTCATCAAGCGCACGGTGGAAGGCGCCCTCTTCCTCGAACGCCTCGGCGATCTTATAATCGCCACAGGCCGCAGCCAGACTTCCTGAAGGTTTCCGCGAGAAGATCATGAACGCCCAGCCAGACCGTCGCCTCCACGCCTATCGTCCCGATCTTGCCGAGGAGGCCCTGCGCGGCTCCGTCACGGCCGGACACTATGTCGCCGGCACGCCGGCGCGCCTTTCCGCCCCCGTCGCCTCCCTTCGACCCCGACCGGACGAGACGGCCGGCATCGATACGCAGGTGCTGTTCGGCGAGGGCGTCCGCGTGCTCGACCGGGCGGACGGCTGGGCCTGGGTGAAATCGGATTTCGACGGTTATGTCGGCTATCTGCCGGAAACGGCGCTGGATGCCACGGTGACCCCGGCGACCCACGTGGTCGCCGTTCCGCGCACCTTCGCCTATACCGGCCCGGACCTGCGCACGCCCACGGCCTTTGCGCTCTCTATCGGAAGCCGGCTAACGGTTGTCGGCGATAGCGAGACGCGCGGGACGCGCTATTTCACATTGGAAGGCGGGCAGTCCGTCGTTGCCGGCCATTGCCTGCCGGTCGGCGGGACGGCGAGCGACGACTATGTCGCCATTGCCGGCCGTTTCCTTGAAACGCCCTATCTGTGGGGCGGCCGCTCCGGCTTCGGGCTCGACTGTTCGGCCCTCGTGCAGCTCTCGATGATGCTGGCAGGAAAGAGCGCGCCGCGCGATTCCGACATGCAGGCAGCCGGCCTCGGCACGCCCATTGAGCGGGAAGAACTGCGGCGCGGCGATCTGGTGTTCTGGAAGGGCCATGTCGCCATCATGGAAGACGAGGCGACCATCATTCACGCCAACGGCCATACGATGAGCGTGGCGCGCGAGCCGCTCGCCGACGCCATCGAGCGCACCGGCTACCTTTACCAGCAGCCGACGGGCTATCGCCGTCCTGTTTAAAACAGCGTCTCGTAGGTGTCGGGCTTGAATCCGGCGGTCAGCGTGCCGTCGCGGTCGAGGATCGGGCGCTTGATCATCGAGGGCTGGGCGTGCATCAGCGCGATGGCTTTCGCGGCGTCGATGTCCTGCTTGTCGGCGTCCGGAAGGGCGCGGAAGGTGGTGCCGGAGCGGTTGAGCACGGTTTCCCAACCGAGCGCCTCGACCCAGCGCGCAAGGCTCTCCGTGTCGATGCCTTCCGCCTTGTAGTCATGGAGGCGGTAGGCAACGCCCCTTGCGTCGAGCCAGGTCCGGGCCTTCTTCATCGTGTCGCAGTTCTTGATGCCGTAGAGCGTGACCGTCACGTCTGTCTCCTCATGCTTTGCCAGCGCCTTCATAGAGCGCCGGCGTCCTTACGTCACCCCGAGATAGCGGCCGGGGCGATGGTTGATGGCGAGCGTCATGTTGACGACGACCGCGCCGAGCACGGACAGGGCGAGGCGGTCGAGCGGAATGACGAAGAAGGCGGCCGAGAGAATGGCAAGGTCTACGGCGAGCTGGAAATAGCCGGCGCGCAGGCCGAAACGGTCCTGCAGGTAGATCGCCACGACATTGATGCCCCCGAGACCCGTGCGGTGGCGGAAGAGGATGAGAAGGCCGGTGCCCGACAACGCGCCACCCATGATCGCCGCATAGAGCGGGTCGAGATGGGAAAACGAGATCAATTCTGATGTGAGCCGGCTAAAGATCGAGACCAGCGTGACCGCCGCAAAGGTGCGCAGCGTGAAGGCCCAGCCGAGCTTTTTCACGGCAAGGATGTAGAAGGGCAGGTTGATGGCGAAGAACAGCCACCAGAAGCCGATACCGGTCGCATATTGCAGGAGCAGGGCGAGGCCCGCCGTGCTGCCGGCGAGCAGCACGGCCTTGGTGTAGATCACCACGCCGAGCGCCATGAACATCGTGCCGACGAGGATGGCGATGATATCCTCGTAGGCGGAATGGCGCTCGGGCTGGGTTGCTGTCTCGACGCTCATCTTTCCCTCAGAGGCTCAGGAATTTCTCGATGACGGCATCGACTTCCGCCGTCTTGAGACCGGCAATGTTGATGCGGCCGGAGGTCGGCATGTAGATGGCGTGCTCGGCACGCAGCTTCAGGACGTCGGCCTCTTCCAGCGGCAGCAGCGAGAACATGCCCTCCTGCTCGCGGATGGCGGTCAGCACCTGCCAGCGGGCGGAAAGGCCAGCGGCAAGGCGTTCGCGGATCGCGGTGATGCGCAGGCGCATGGTCTCAATTTCGGCCTTCCAGTCGGCCGCGAGCGCCGCATCGCCGAGGATCGTGCTGACGATTGCCGCGCCATGGTCCGGCGGCATGGAATAGCTGGTGCGGGCGAGCGCGGCGAGGTTGCTGCGCACGGAAAGAGCGGTGTCGGGATTGC
This DNA window, taken from Shinella zoogloeoides, encodes the following:
- a CDS encoding YitT family protein; the encoded protein is MSVETATQPERHSAYEDIIAILVGTMFMALGVVIYTKAVLLAGSTAGLALLLQYATGIGFWWLFFAINLPFYILAVKKLGWAFTLRTFAAVTLVSIFSRLTSELISFSHLDPLYAAIMGGALSGTGLLILFRHRTGLGGINVVAIYLQDRFGLRAGYFQLAVDLAILSAAFFVIPLDRLALSVLGAVVVNMTLAINHRPGRYLGVT
- a CDS encoding ArsC family reductase, with product MTVTLYGIKNCDTMKKARTWLDARGVAYRLHDYKAEGIDTESLARWVEALGWETVLNRSGTTFRALPDADKQDIDAAKAIALMHAQPSMIKRPILDRDGTLTAGFKPDTYETLF
- a CDS encoding type II secretion system F family protein yields the protein MVALLTDPAFLLPAFVVIAILATFYTLAAPYFERGDLDKRMKSVALEREQMRARERARLNAEAVQNKASLRAQHNTSVRQVVERLNLREALVDANTMNRLRQAGYRSQNALNVFLFARFILPFVFLALAVFYIFYLGFLGDKPLPMRLFATIGIAYLGFYAPNIFVSNQVSKRQQSIRRAWPDALDLMLICVESGISIEVAFKRVADEIAMASPALAEELVLTTAELSFLQERRQAYENLGTRVGLDTVKAVTQALIQAERYGTPLAQALRVLAQECRDQRMNEAEKKAAALPPKLTVPMILFFLPVLIAVILGPAGIQVSDRF
- a CDS encoding type II secretion system F family protein, whose amino-acid sequence is MFGLDITIVAIFALAALSTAGLAYGLLFSRIEAQKKAESRVRRVQASETDQARAKVARDRMQELSKRRRSVQESLKDLEKKQREQTKRVATTLKAKLAQAGLSATPTKFYVLSAVFGLFAFVLTLLAGAGLLISLGVAFIAAVGFPRWFVGFLIKRRLKKFLQEFPNSLDVMVRSIKSGLPLTDALRLIASEGQEPVRTEFRKVVESQQVGLSVPEACARMFTSIPLPEVNFFAIVIAIQSQAGGNLSEALGNLSRVLRERRKMREKVGALSMEAKASAVIIGALPFIVTLLVYLTSPEYIMVLFTDPRGHIILGISGVWMSIGIFVMRNMINFDI
- a CDS encoding MarR family transcriptional regulator; the encoded protein is MPVDLSPSQALGLWHAVTLQQVHHDGRDLTLRQLAILLEIYLVPPPHTVRGLAAKLGVTKPVITRALDTMGEQGLVTRQRDERDKRNVVIKRTVEGALFLERLGDLIIATGRSQTS
- a CDS encoding AAA family ATPase: MSTVDYDFDNGRMQDAADETVRAADLEALRPLPRISVHAFCESEAMLRMMERCGQDRRMAKVSLKVSSASIAAAASMFASAPTPNLLILETSAQPGDIMDELAPLAEVCDPSTKVIIVGRYNDIPLYRELIRNGISEYMVGPVGMAEVLNAMAAIFIDPDAEPLGRSIAFIGAKGGVGSSTIAHNCAFDISSLFQTEVILADLDLPYGTANIDFDQDPPQGLSEAIFAPERLDEVFLDRLLAKCSEHLSLLAAPSMLDRAYDLERGAFQPVLEVLQRSAPVTVLDVPHAWSEWTRTLLSEVDELVITAVPDLANLRNTKNMIDALKKLRPNDKPPHLILNQVGMPKRPEIAPADFCEPLGIEPVAIIPFDAQLFGTAANSGRMIAEMDRKSPTAETFSQIAHLVTGRATVKKPKKAGLGKMLGLLGRK
- a CDS encoding tetratricopeptide repeat protein; this translates as MAACPPSFRSTLLTGAALLAIGITVAGCAGKSNMTTGSIPNSGKPVGTMTATELRSAADSIGQAYEKNPKDPQVGMNYASVLRMNGRNDQALAVMQQVAINNPNNREVLAAYGKAQAAAGQLQQALDTILRAQTPDRPDWKLKSAEGAILDQLGRSGEARQRYREALDIQPNEPSVLSNLGMSYVLARDLKTAETYLRSAAQQPGADSGVRQNLALAVGLQGRFQEAETIARQELTAAQAEANVAYLRAMLTQQNAWKKLAADDSGGTN
- a CDS encoding leucyl aminopeptidase family protein — translated: MAPFQFIDRPSPFNTKGGRTLPIFAITPAHIETGTIDPIALDWAKKAGFKAEAGALLMVPTEDGHLGGALFGLGKNPSDAPFLTGKLARALPAGDWHIETAPLTANRLSLGYGLGSYRFERYKASASEAPTLLIPTDADATDIKRQLAGVFLARDLINTPTNDMGPEVMEDVFRALGEHYKAKVSVITGDDLLKENFPLIHTVGRAAAQAPRLLELRWGKKGGKRVTLVGKGVCFDTGGLDIKPASSMLLMKKDMGGAANVMGLALMIMDAKLKVDLRVLLPVVENSISANAFRPGDIYRSRKGLTVQIDNTDAEGRLILADALAYADEEDADLIIDMATLTGAARVALGPDLPPFFTDDEDLAHDLTEASLAVDDPMWRMPLYMGYDKDVSARIADLTNAPSGGMAGSITAALFLKRFVTRNKRWAHFDIYGWAQAERPHSPIGGEAQAIRALYHHLRNVTA
- a CDS encoding CpaF family protein yields the protein MFGKRGNEGSGKSGTMGQAAHAVPAAATTVTAERPVAAAPAQPVFEPAPPPPAAATRRRVARTEDYYDTKSQVFSALIDTIDLSQLAKLDTESAREEIRDIVNDIITIKNFAMSISEQEELLDDICNDVLGYGPLEPLLARDDIADIMVNGAGKTYIEVAGKVQESEIRFRDNAQLLSICQRIVSQVGRRVDESSPICDARLPDGSRVNVIAPPLAIDGTALTIRKFKKDKLTLDQLVRFGSITPEGAALLQIIGRVRCNLVISGGTGSGKTTLLNCLTNYIDRDERVITCEDSAELQLQQPHVVRLETRPPNIEGEGEITMRDLIKNCLRMRPERIIVGEVRGPEVFDLLQAMNTGHDGSMGTIHANTPRECLSRMESMIAMGGYTLPAKTVREIIAGSIDVIIQASRLRDGSRRITHITEVVGMEGDVIVTQDLMRFEMQGEDANGRIIGQHMGTGIGKPHFWDRARYFNEDKRLAATLDAMEKP
- a CDS encoding NlpC/P60 family protein; amino-acid sequence: MNAQPDRRLHAYRPDLAEEALRGSVTAGHYVAGTPARLSAPVASLRPRPDETAGIDTQVLFGEGVRVLDRADGWAWVKSDFDGYVGYLPETALDATVTPATHVVAVPRTFAYTGPDLRTPTAFALSIGSRLTVVGDSETRGTRYFTLEGGQSVVAGHCLPVGGTASDDYVAIAGRFLETPYLWGGRSGFGLDCSALVQLSMMLAGKSAPRDSDMQAAGLGTPIEREELRRGDLVFWKGHVAIMEDEATIIHANGHTMSVAREPLADAIERTGYLYQQPTGYRRPV